One Palaemon carinicauda isolate YSFRI2023 chromosome 4, ASM3689809v2, whole genome shotgun sequence DNA segment encodes these proteins:
- the LOC137639660 gene encoding uncharacterized protein, with amino-acid sequence MCGIKGNMAPQTNVENGDHVAPPSASILSGHYSNKTVLQTAKVKVMNNKGGFVTAKLLFDSGCDRSYVSSKFIEICKPEWVTRTEAPYSSFGGHSSGKDIESNVYKLNVLDKKGKIIPIFAASIPKICNPIVRPVVPTHILDAFSHLDLTNDFDDSSLLEIDILIGLDYYWSLMNPKDAVQVGKTVAMSSLFGWVLSGNVGKECNFSKVVSTSSLSDFVSSSPQLLSIPGVSDADMSYFWDLETIGITSKECKEDIKESVVQEFEDKIDFVNGRYEVQLPWKNNSIKDSLMSNVNQAMKRLNKLLVRFEKYEDLKDAYMKVFDEYESLGIIEEIPSKDLVSQGPIYYMPHRPVVKLNSSTTKIRPVFDAFAKGPNGISLNDCMLTGPSLNPDLVGILIRFRRWPYVISADVVKAFLQINVHSQDKNVHRFLMPGKDGVRHMRFNRVVFGNTSSPFLLNVVVKHHLSNYSECEAVQDLKGDMYVDNWFSGADTVEEVATKFKTAYDIIADANMSLEKVSSNSVVIASKFEDKMQILSDDEINMSIEHIEIHGFGDASEKGFGACVYLRVCLGNDCQSSLVLSKARVAPIKKLTLPKLELMGALLCARLVRFVERSLDFKIKPGIVCWTDSTITLGWIRSDSVTRDVFVNNRVREIQHLTPPSHWHHCSGSNNPADLMTRGLLAEKLIGNNLWFSGPCNLSDPTFSIQDGDNSIIVNETVNYESEDHLVCLSVQTATPMFDVEKYNNLNKSTRIVGYVQRFISNCKAKGSGVAVNTGGFTTEELDKAKARAVHLELSESMSLVDFMQALRKFAARRGIPSIIYSDNAKTFVIASSEVQKVFGHLAPKWRFHVPRSPWWGGWFERLVGNITSKPPVGIEPYVVTPDDLRDREENLSIQRLHDLEINAHLNPGLKNLSVEVPEHVNDNSEMNIDVIDDNTAEQNPNGNTVADGNMLVIVPMLGWVVKINIQTPTHLLSVKLVKISALALMGLMNNTVEAGTKTKGNHRKFLIKVTRFLYSIRDCKNASHALWPS; translated from the exons ATGTGTGGCATTAAGGGGAATATGGCCCCCCAAACAAATGTAGAAAATGGTGATCACGTGGCACCTCCCTCAGCTAGTATATTGTCAGGCCACTATAGTAATAAGACTGTATTACAAACGGCTAAGGTAAAGGTAATGAATAATAAGGGAGGTTTTGTCACTGCTAAATTGTTGTTCGATAGTGGTTGTGATCGCTCTTATGTTAGTAGTAAGTTTATAGAAATTTGTAAACCTGAATGGGTTACTAGGACTGAAGCCCCTTACAGTAGCTTTGGTGGGCATAGCTCTGGTAAGGATATAGAAAGTAATGTTTACAAGTTAAATGTCTTGGATAAGAAAGGTAAAATTATTCCCATTTTTGCTGCAAGTATTCCAAAGATATGTAACCCCATAGTTAGACCAGTAGTTCCAACCCACATCCTAGATGCTTTTAGTCATTTAGATTTAACAAATGACTTTGATGATAGTTCTCTTTTAGAAATAGATATTCTTATAGGTCTGGATTACTACTGGAGCCTCATGAATCCTAAAGATGCTGTACAGGTGGGGAAAACTGTTGCCATGAGTTCATTGTTTGGTTGGGTTTTATCGGGAAATGTTGGCAAGGAGTGTAATTTTAGTAAGGTTGTAAGTACGTCTTCATTATCAGACTTTGTGTCCTCATCTCCCCAGCTCTTAAGTATACCAGGGGTATCCGATGCTGATatgtcatatttttgggatttagaAACTATTGGTATTACTAGTAAGGAATGTAAAGAAGATATCAAGGAAAGTGTAGTTCAAGAGTTTGAAGATAAAATAGATTTTGTAAATGGCAGGTATGAAGTTCAGTTACCTTGGAAAAATAACAGCATTAAGGATTCACTGATGAGTAATGTAAATCAAGCAATGAAGAGATTAAATAAGCTTTTGGTTAGATttgagaaatatgaagatttaaaggATGCGTATATGAAGGTTTTTGATGAATATGAGTCCTTGGGGATAATTGAGGAAATTCCCTCCAAGGACTTGGTGTCACAGGGACCCATTTATTACATGCCTCATAGACCTGTCGTTAAATTAAATAGCAGCACTACAAAGATACGTCCAGTTTTTGATGCTTTTGCTAAGGGGCCTAATGGAATCTCGCTTAATGATTGCATGTTGACAGGTCCTTCTCTAAACCCAGATTTAGTAGGGATATTGATTAGATTTAGACGTTGGCCGTACGTGATCTCTGCTGATGTTGTTAAGGCCTTTTTACAAATTAATGTTCACAGTCAGGACAAAAATGTCCATAGATTTTTGATGCCAGGTAAAGATGGAGTAAGACATATGAGATTCAATAGAGTTGTTTTTGGCAACACCTCAAGCCCCTTTCTACTAAATGTTGTTGTTAAACACCATTTAAGCAATTACTCAGAATGTGAAGCTGTTCAAGATTTAAAAGGAGATATGTACGTGGACAATTGGTTTAGCGGAGCTGATACTGTAGAAGAAGTAGCAACTAAATTTAAGACTGCATATGATATTATTGCTGATGCTAATATGTCCCTTGAAAAGGTTTCTTCCAATAGTGTAGTAATTGCTTCTAAATTTGAGGACAAAATGCAAATTTTGagtgatgatgaaattaatatg AGTATTGAACACATTGAAATACATGGATTTGGAGATGCCTCTGAGAAGGGATTTGGTGCATGTGTATACTTAAGGGTTTGTCTTGGAAATGATTGTCAATCTTCACTTGTCTTGTCTAAAGCCAGAGTAGCACCAATTAAGAAACTTACCCTTCCTAAATTGGAATTAATGGGAGCCTTATTGTGTGCTAGATTGGTAAGATTTGTCGAAAGGTCTCTGGATTTTAAGATCAAACCTGGGATTGTATGCTGGACAGATTCCACTATAACTTTAGGATGGATAAGGAGTGATTCAGTGACAAGGGATGTGTTTGTTAACAACAGAGTTAGAGAAATTCAGCACTTGACACCTCCCAGTCACTGGCATCACTGTAGTGGATCAAATAATCCCGCTGACTTGATGACTAGAGGGTTATTAGCGGAAAAGCTTATTGGAAATAACCTTTGGTTTAGTGGTCCTTGTAATCTGTCGGATCCTACATTTAGTATTCAGGACGGTGATAACTCCATTATTGTTAATGAGACTGTAAATTATGAATCTGAAGACCATCTAGTATGCTTAAGTGTCCAGACTGCAACTCCCATGTTTGATgttgaaaaatacaataatcttAATAAGTCAACAAGAATTGTTGGATATGTTCAAAGGTTTATAAGCAATTGTAAAGCAAAAGGGTCAGGGGTTGCTGTGAATACTGGTGGTTTTACTACTGAAGAATTAGATAAGGCTAAAGCAAG AGCAGTGCATCTGGAACTCTCGGAGTCCATGTCATTGGTCGATTTTATGCAGGCTTTACGGAAATTTGCTGCTCGTCGAGGTATTCCGAGCATAATTTATTCCGATAATGCCAAAACCTTTGTCATAGCCTCCTCGGAAGTGCAGAAGGTATTTGGACACTTAGCACCTAAATGGAGGTTTCACGTACCAAGATCACCATGGTGGGGAGGTTGGTTTGAGAGACTTGTGGG GAATATAACTTCTAAACCCCCTGTTGGCATTGAACCATATGTTGTAACTCCAGATGATCTACGTGATAGAGaagaaaattt ATCAATACAAAGACTTCATGATTTGGAGATCAATGCTCACTTGAACCCTGGTTTGAAGAATCTTTCTGTGGAAGTCCCTGAACATGTAAATGATAATTCTGAAATGAATATTGATGTAATAGATGATAACACAGCTGAACAGAATCCTAATGGAAATACTGTTGCTGATGGTAACAT GCTTGTTATTGTTCCTATGTTAGGATGGGTTGTCAAAATAAATATCCAGACACCCACTCATCTCCTTAGTGTGAAACTTGTTAAGATAAGTGCCTTGGCCCTTATG GgtctcatgaataacacggtcgaAGCCGGCACTAAAACCAAGGGCAATCATAGAAAATTCCTGATCAAAGTTAccagatttctgtacagcattagagattgtaaaaaTGCATCACATGCTCTATGGCCGTcgtga